The Equus quagga isolate Etosha38 chromosome 10, UCLA_HA_Equagga_1.0, whole genome shotgun sequence genome includes a region encoding these proteins:
- the USP11 gene encoding ubiquitin carboxyl-terminal hydrolase 11 isoform X4, producing the protein MAAVAADPAAVDAAEDREPQRKAVPGLESQRRQIKSSESGRERPLRAGESWFLVEQHWYQQWELYVQGGDQDSSTFPGCINNAKLFEDQVNWRLKKGLVEGEDYVLLPEAAWHYLVSWYGLEHGQPPIERKVVVPSSLCICCVGTPAYAPFQVVELLSIQEVEVYPVELLLVQHSDMDTPCTAQFSHTDSVDLVLRTAREQFLVSPQEETRLWVKNAEGSFERLCNTRVTVLDAALKTGQLVVMETRNKDGTWPSAQPHTTKSASEDENFQGQPGICGLTNLGNTCFMNSALQCLSNVPQLTEYFLKNRYLEELNFCNPLGMKGEIAEAYADLVKQAWSGHHRSIVPHVFKTKVGHFASQFLGYQQHDSQELLSFLLDGLHEDLNRVKKKEYVELCDAAGRPDQEVAQEAWQNHKRRNDSVIVDTFHGLFKSTLVCPDCGNVSVTFDPFCYLSVPLPVSHKRVMEVFFVSMDPRRKPEQHRLVVPKKGKISDLCVALAKHTGVSPERMMVADVFSHRFYKIYQLEESLSSILDRDDIFIYEVSGRSAIGENSREDVVLPIYLRERTPARDYNNSYYGLMLFGHPLLVSVPRDRLSWDALYHILLYRLSRYVTRPSSDDEDDGDEKDLEDKDNIPKPGHVAGGSSQDPGPEQAGPSSGVAGGSRAPVDNSPGPSHWPQRARRKHLFTLQTVNSNGTSDRSTFNEDTHAQPYIAIDWEPEMKKRYYDEVEAEGYVKHDCVGYVLKKAPVRLQECIELFTTVETLEKENPWYCPSCKQHQLATKKLDLWMLPETLIIHLKRFSYTKFSREKLDTLVEFPIRDLDFSEFVIKPQNESAPELYKYDLIAVSNHYGGLRDGHYTTFACNKDSGQWHYFDDSSVSPVTENQIESKAAYVLFYQRQDVARRLQPQPASSDPPASLGSSSPPNSEFMDVN; encoded by the exons GTTCCTCGTGGAACAGCACTGGTACCAACAGTGGGAATTGTACGTGCAGGGAGGAGACCAGGACTCCAGCACCTTCCCTGGCTGCATCAACAATGCTAAGCTCTTTGAAG acCAGGTAAACTGGCGCCTCAAGAAGGGACTGGTGGAAGGTGAGGATTATGTGCTGCTCCCAGAGGCTGCTTGGCATTACCTGGTCAGCTGGTATGGTCTAGAGCATGGCCAGCCGCCAATTGAGCGCAAG GTGGTTGTGCCTTCGTCTTTGTGTATATGCTGTGTGGGTACACCTGCGTATGCGCCCTTCCAGGTCGTGGAGCTGCTCAGTATCCAGGAGGTCGAGGTGTACCCAGTAGAACTGCTGCTTGTCCAGCACAGTGATATGGACACACCTTGCACTGCTCAATTCAGCCACACAGATTCTGTTG ACCTAGTTTTGCGTACCGCTCGAGAGCAGTTTCTGGTGAGCCCCCAGGAAGAGACACGACTGTGGGTCAAGAACGCAGAGGGCTCTTTTGAGAGGTTGTGCAACACACGTGTCACAGTGCTCGACGCCGCCCTCAAGACTGGGCAG CTGGTTGTCATGGAGACCCGAAACAAGGATGGCACTTGGCCCAGCGCACAGCCGCATACCAC GAAAAGTGCATCAGAGGATGAGAACTTCCAGGGCCAGCCAGGCATCTGTGGTCTCACCAACCTGGGCAACACGTGCTTCATGAACTCAGCCCTGCAG TGCCTCAGCAATGTGCCACAGCTCACTGAGTACTTCCTCAAAAACCGCTACCTGGAGGAGCTCAACTTCTGCAACCCACTGGGCATGAAGGGTGAGATTGCAGAGGCCTATGCAGACCTGGTGAAGCAGGCGTGGTCTGGCCACCACCGCTCCATCGTGCCCCATGTGTTCAAG ACCAAGGTCGGCCACTTTGCGTCCCAGTTTCTGGGCTACCAGCAGCATGACTCACAGGAACTGCTGTCGTTCCTCCTGGATGGGCTGCATGAGGACCTCAATCGTGTCAAAAAGAAGGAATATGTGGAGCTATGCGATGCGGCTGGGCGACCAGATCAG GAGGTCGCTCAGGAGGCCTGGCAGAACCACAAACGGCGGAACGATTCTGTGATCGTGGACACTTTTCATGGCCTCTTCAAGTCCACGCTGGTATGCCCTGATTGTGGTAACGTGTCTGTGACCTTTGACCCCTTCTGCTACCTCAGCGTCCCACTGCCTGTCAGCCACAAGAGGGTCATGGAGGTCTTCTTTGTCTCCATGGACCCCCGCCGCAAGCCAGAGCAG CACCGGCTAGTGGTCCCCAAGAAAGGCAAGATCTCGGATCTGTGTGTGGCTCTGGCCAAACACACTGGTGTCTCGCCAGAAAGG ATGATGGTGGCTGATGTCTTCAGTCACCGCTTTTATAAGATCTACCAGCTGGAAGAGTCTCTGAGCAGCATCTTGGATCGAGATGATATCTTCAT ATATGAGGTGTCGGGCAGGTCTGCTATCGGTGAGAACTCCAGAGAGGATGTTGTCCTTCCTATCTACCTGCGGGAGCGCACCCCAGCCCGGGACTACAACAACTCCTACTATGGCCTGATGCTCTTTGGGCACCCGCTCCTGGTGTCTGTGCCCCGGGACCGGCTCTCCTGGGATGCCCTATATCACATCCTCCTGTACCGCCTCTC ACGCTATGTGACCAGACCTAGCTCAGATGACGAGGATGATGGGGATGAGaaag ACCTGGAGGATAAGGACAACATCCCCAAGCCTGGACACGTGGCTGGGGGCAGCTCCCAAGACCCTGGGCCCGAGCAGGCTGGGCCCAGCTCTGGAGTTGCAGGCGGGAGCCGGGCCCCTGTGGACAACTCCCCTGGACCATCTCACTGGCCCCAGAGGGCACGGCGCAAGCACCTGTTTACCCTGCAGACAGTGAATTCCAACGGGACCAGCGACCGCTCGACTTTCAACGAGGATACCCATG CCCAGCCGTACATTGCCATCGACTGGGAACCAGAGATGAAGAAGCGTTACTATGACGAGGTGGAGGCTGAG GGTTATGTGAAGCATGACTGCGTTGGGTATGTGCTAAAGAAGGCTCCGGTGCGGCTGCAGGAGTGCATTGAGCTCTTCACCACTGTTGAAACCCTGGAGAAGGAAAACCCCTG GTACTGCCCCTCCTGCAAGCAGCACCAGCTGGCCACCAAGAAGCTGGACCTCTGGATGCTGCCTGAGACACTCATCATCCACCTGAAGCGCTTCTCCTACACCAAGTTCTCCCGCGAGAAGCTGGACACCCTTGTGGAGTTTCCGATCCg AGACCTGGATTTCTCTGAGTTTGTCATCAAGCCGCAGAACGAGTCGGCCCCAGAGCTGTACAAATATGATCTCATCGCCGTTTCCAACCATTATGGGGGCCTGCGTGATGGACACT ACACGACGTTTGCCTGCAACAAGGACAGTGGCCAGTGGCACTACTTTGATGACAGCAGCGTCTCGCCTGTGACTGAGAATCAGATTGAG TCCAAGGCAGCCTATGTCCTCTTCTACCAACGCCAGGACGTGGCGCGTCGCCTGCAACCCCAGCCTGCCTCATCTGACCCCCCAGCATCCCTGGGCTCCAGTTCCCCACCCAACTCTGAGTTCATGGATGTAAACTGA
- the USP11 gene encoding ubiquitin carboxyl-terminal hydrolase 11 isoform X3 — MAAVAADPAAVDAAEDREPQRKAVPGLESQRRQIKSSESGRERPLRAGESWFLVEQHWYQQWELYVQGGDQDSSTFPGCINNAKLFEDQVNWRLKKGLVEGEDYVLLPEAAWHYLVSWYGLEHGQPPIERKVVVPSSLCICCVGTPAYAPFQVVELLSIQEVEVYPVELLLVQHSDMDTPCTAQFSHTDSVDLVLRTAREQFLVSPQEETRLWVKNAEGSFERLCNTRVTVLDAALKTGQLVVMETRNKDGTWPSAQPHTTKSASEDENFQGQPGICGLTNLGNTCFMNSALQCLSNVPQLTEYFLKNRYLEELNFCNPLGMKGEIAEAYADLVKQAWSGHHRSIVPHVFKTKVGHFASQFLGYQQHDSQELLSFLLDGLHEDLNRVKKKEYVELCDAAGRPDQEVAQEAWQNHKRRNDSVIVDTFHGLFKSTLVCPDCGNVSVTFDPFCYLSVPLPVSHKRVMEVFFVSMDPRRKPEQHRLVVPKKGKISDLCVALAKHTGVSPERMMVADVFSHRFYKIYQLEESLSSILDRDDIFIYEVSGRSAIGENSREDVVLPIYLRERTPARDYNNSYYGLMLFGHPLLVSVPRDRLSWDALYHILLYRLSRYVTRPSSDDEDDGDEKDLEDKDNIPKPGHVAGGSSQDPGPEQAGPSSGVAGGSRAPVDNSPGPSHWPQRARRKHLFTLQTVNSNGTSDRSTFNEDTHGVSFSSQPYIAIDWEPEMKKRYYDEVEAEGYVKHDCVGYVLKKAPVRLQECIELFTTVETLEKENPWYCPSCKQHQLATKKLDLWMLPETLIIHLKRFSYTKFSREKLDTLVEFPIRDLDFSEFVIKPQNESAPELYKYDLIAVSNHYGGLRDGHYTTFACNKDSGQWHYFDDSSVSPVTENQIESKAAYVLFYQRQDVARRLQPQPASSDPPASLGSSSPPNSEFMDVN; from the exons GTTCCTCGTGGAACAGCACTGGTACCAACAGTGGGAATTGTACGTGCAGGGAGGAGACCAGGACTCCAGCACCTTCCCTGGCTGCATCAACAATGCTAAGCTCTTTGAAG acCAGGTAAACTGGCGCCTCAAGAAGGGACTGGTGGAAGGTGAGGATTATGTGCTGCTCCCAGAGGCTGCTTGGCATTACCTGGTCAGCTGGTATGGTCTAGAGCATGGCCAGCCGCCAATTGAGCGCAAG GTGGTTGTGCCTTCGTCTTTGTGTATATGCTGTGTGGGTACACCTGCGTATGCGCCCTTCCAGGTCGTGGAGCTGCTCAGTATCCAGGAGGTCGAGGTGTACCCAGTAGAACTGCTGCTTGTCCAGCACAGTGATATGGACACACCTTGCACTGCTCAATTCAGCCACACAGATTCTGTTG ACCTAGTTTTGCGTACCGCTCGAGAGCAGTTTCTGGTGAGCCCCCAGGAAGAGACACGACTGTGGGTCAAGAACGCAGAGGGCTCTTTTGAGAGGTTGTGCAACACACGTGTCACAGTGCTCGACGCCGCCCTCAAGACTGGGCAG CTGGTTGTCATGGAGACCCGAAACAAGGATGGCACTTGGCCCAGCGCACAGCCGCATACCAC GAAAAGTGCATCAGAGGATGAGAACTTCCAGGGCCAGCCAGGCATCTGTGGTCTCACCAACCTGGGCAACACGTGCTTCATGAACTCAGCCCTGCAG TGCCTCAGCAATGTGCCACAGCTCACTGAGTACTTCCTCAAAAACCGCTACCTGGAGGAGCTCAACTTCTGCAACCCACTGGGCATGAAGGGTGAGATTGCAGAGGCCTATGCAGACCTGGTGAAGCAGGCGTGGTCTGGCCACCACCGCTCCATCGTGCCCCATGTGTTCAAG ACCAAGGTCGGCCACTTTGCGTCCCAGTTTCTGGGCTACCAGCAGCATGACTCACAGGAACTGCTGTCGTTCCTCCTGGATGGGCTGCATGAGGACCTCAATCGTGTCAAAAAGAAGGAATATGTGGAGCTATGCGATGCGGCTGGGCGACCAGATCAG GAGGTCGCTCAGGAGGCCTGGCAGAACCACAAACGGCGGAACGATTCTGTGATCGTGGACACTTTTCATGGCCTCTTCAAGTCCACGCTGGTATGCCCTGATTGTGGTAACGTGTCTGTGACCTTTGACCCCTTCTGCTACCTCAGCGTCCCACTGCCTGTCAGCCACAAGAGGGTCATGGAGGTCTTCTTTGTCTCCATGGACCCCCGCCGCAAGCCAGAGCAG CACCGGCTAGTGGTCCCCAAGAAAGGCAAGATCTCGGATCTGTGTGTGGCTCTGGCCAAACACACTGGTGTCTCGCCAGAAAGG ATGATGGTGGCTGATGTCTTCAGTCACCGCTTTTATAAGATCTACCAGCTGGAAGAGTCTCTGAGCAGCATCTTGGATCGAGATGATATCTTCAT ATATGAGGTGTCGGGCAGGTCTGCTATCGGTGAGAACTCCAGAGAGGATGTTGTCCTTCCTATCTACCTGCGGGAGCGCACCCCAGCCCGGGACTACAACAACTCCTACTATGGCCTGATGCTCTTTGGGCACCCGCTCCTGGTGTCTGTGCCCCGGGACCGGCTCTCCTGGGATGCCCTATATCACATCCTCCTGTACCGCCTCTC ACGCTATGTGACCAGACCTAGCTCAGATGACGAGGATGATGGGGATGAGaaag ACCTGGAGGATAAGGACAACATCCCCAAGCCTGGACACGTGGCTGGGGGCAGCTCCCAAGACCCTGGGCCCGAGCAGGCTGGGCCCAGCTCTGGAGTTGCAGGCGGGAGCCGGGCCCCTGTGGACAACTCCCCTGGACCATCTCACTGGCCCCAGAGGGCACGGCGCAAGCACCTGTTTACCCTGCAGACAGTGAATTCCAACGGGACCAGCGACCGCTCGACTTTCAACGAGGATACCCATGGTGTCTCCTTCAGCT CCCAGCCGTACATTGCCATCGACTGGGAACCAGAGATGAAGAAGCGTTACTATGACGAGGTGGAGGCTGAG GGTTATGTGAAGCATGACTGCGTTGGGTATGTGCTAAAGAAGGCTCCGGTGCGGCTGCAGGAGTGCATTGAGCTCTTCACCACTGTTGAAACCCTGGAGAAGGAAAACCCCTG GTACTGCCCCTCCTGCAAGCAGCACCAGCTGGCCACCAAGAAGCTGGACCTCTGGATGCTGCCTGAGACACTCATCATCCACCTGAAGCGCTTCTCCTACACCAAGTTCTCCCGCGAGAAGCTGGACACCCTTGTGGAGTTTCCGATCCg AGACCTGGATTTCTCTGAGTTTGTCATCAAGCCGCAGAACGAGTCGGCCCCAGAGCTGTACAAATATGATCTCATCGCCGTTTCCAACCATTATGGGGGCCTGCGTGATGGACACT ACACGACGTTTGCCTGCAACAAGGACAGTGGCCAGTGGCACTACTTTGATGACAGCAGCGTCTCGCCTGTGACTGAGAATCAGATTGAG TCCAAGGCAGCCTATGTCCTCTTCTACCAACGCCAGGACGTGGCGCGTCGCCTGCAACCCCAGCCTGCCTCATCTGACCCCCCAGCATCCCTGGGCTCCAGTTCCCCACCCAACTCTGAGTTCATGGATGTAAACTGA
- the USP11 gene encoding ubiquitin carboxyl-terminal hydrolase 11 isoform X1, which produces MAAVAADPAAVDAAEDREPQRKAVPGLESQRRQIKSSESGRERPLRAGESWFLVEQHWYQQWELYVQGGDQDSSTFPGCINNAKLFEDQVNWRLKKGLVEGEDYVLLPEAAWHYLVSWYGLEHGQPPIERKVVVPSSLCICCVGTPAYAPFQVVELLSIQEVEVYPVELLLVQHSDMDTPCTAQFSHTDSVDLVLRTAREQFLVSPQEETRLWVKNAEGSFERLCNTRVTVLDAALKTGQLVVMETRNKDGTWPSAQPHTTKSASEDENFQGQPGICGLTNLGNTCFMNSALQCLSNVPQLTEYFLKNRYLEELNFCNPLGMKGEIAEAYADLVKQAWSGHHRSIVPHVFKTKVGHFASQFLGYQQHDSQELLSFLLDGLHEDLNRVKKKEYVELCDAAGRPDQEVAQEAWQNHKRRNDSVIVDTFHGLFKSTLVCPDCGNVSVTFDPFCYLSVPLPVSHKRVMEVFFVSMDPRRKPEQHRLVVPKKGKISDLCVALAKHTGVSPERMMVADVFSHRFYKIYQLEESLSSILDRDDIFIYEVSGRSAIGENSREDVVLPIYLRERTPARDYNNSYYGLMLFGHPLLVSVPRDRLSWDALYHILLYRLSRYVTRPSSDDEDDGDEKDLEDKDNIPKPGHVAGGSSQDPGPEQAGPSSGVAGGSRAPVDNSPGPSHWPQRARRKHLFTLQTVNSNGTSDRSTFNEDTHGVSFSCEPGLGRREGGFLGSRAHDHLPSPPAQPYIAIDWEPEMKKRYYDEVEAEGYVKHDCVGYVLKKAPVRLQECIELFTTVETLEKENPWYCPSCKQHQLATKKLDLWMLPETLIIHLKRFSYTKFSREKLDTLVEFPIRDLDFSEFVIKPQNESAPELYKYDLIAVSNHYGGLRDGHYTTFACNKDSGQWHYFDDSSVSPVTENQIESKAAYVLFYQRQDVARRLQPQPASSDPPASLGSSSPPNSEFMDVN; this is translated from the exons GTTCCTCGTGGAACAGCACTGGTACCAACAGTGGGAATTGTACGTGCAGGGAGGAGACCAGGACTCCAGCACCTTCCCTGGCTGCATCAACAATGCTAAGCTCTTTGAAG acCAGGTAAACTGGCGCCTCAAGAAGGGACTGGTGGAAGGTGAGGATTATGTGCTGCTCCCAGAGGCTGCTTGGCATTACCTGGTCAGCTGGTATGGTCTAGAGCATGGCCAGCCGCCAATTGAGCGCAAG GTGGTTGTGCCTTCGTCTTTGTGTATATGCTGTGTGGGTACACCTGCGTATGCGCCCTTCCAGGTCGTGGAGCTGCTCAGTATCCAGGAGGTCGAGGTGTACCCAGTAGAACTGCTGCTTGTCCAGCACAGTGATATGGACACACCTTGCACTGCTCAATTCAGCCACACAGATTCTGTTG ACCTAGTTTTGCGTACCGCTCGAGAGCAGTTTCTGGTGAGCCCCCAGGAAGAGACACGACTGTGGGTCAAGAACGCAGAGGGCTCTTTTGAGAGGTTGTGCAACACACGTGTCACAGTGCTCGACGCCGCCCTCAAGACTGGGCAG CTGGTTGTCATGGAGACCCGAAACAAGGATGGCACTTGGCCCAGCGCACAGCCGCATACCAC GAAAAGTGCATCAGAGGATGAGAACTTCCAGGGCCAGCCAGGCATCTGTGGTCTCACCAACCTGGGCAACACGTGCTTCATGAACTCAGCCCTGCAG TGCCTCAGCAATGTGCCACAGCTCACTGAGTACTTCCTCAAAAACCGCTACCTGGAGGAGCTCAACTTCTGCAACCCACTGGGCATGAAGGGTGAGATTGCAGAGGCCTATGCAGACCTGGTGAAGCAGGCGTGGTCTGGCCACCACCGCTCCATCGTGCCCCATGTGTTCAAG ACCAAGGTCGGCCACTTTGCGTCCCAGTTTCTGGGCTACCAGCAGCATGACTCACAGGAACTGCTGTCGTTCCTCCTGGATGGGCTGCATGAGGACCTCAATCGTGTCAAAAAGAAGGAATATGTGGAGCTATGCGATGCGGCTGGGCGACCAGATCAG GAGGTCGCTCAGGAGGCCTGGCAGAACCACAAACGGCGGAACGATTCTGTGATCGTGGACACTTTTCATGGCCTCTTCAAGTCCACGCTGGTATGCCCTGATTGTGGTAACGTGTCTGTGACCTTTGACCCCTTCTGCTACCTCAGCGTCCCACTGCCTGTCAGCCACAAGAGGGTCATGGAGGTCTTCTTTGTCTCCATGGACCCCCGCCGCAAGCCAGAGCAG CACCGGCTAGTGGTCCCCAAGAAAGGCAAGATCTCGGATCTGTGTGTGGCTCTGGCCAAACACACTGGTGTCTCGCCAGAAAGG ATGATGGTGGCTGATGTCTTCAGTCACCGCTTTTATAAGATCTACCAGCTGGAAGAGTCTCTGAGCAGCATCTTGGATCGAGATGATATCTTCAT ATATGAGGTGTCGGGCAGGTCTGCTATCGGTGAGAACTCCAGAGAGGATGTTGTCCTTCCTATCTACCTGCGGGAGCGCACCCCAGCCCGGGACTACAACAACTCCTACTATGGCCTGATGCTCTTTGGGCACCCGCTCCTGGTGTCTGTGCCCCGGGACCGGCTCTCCTGGGATGCCCTATATCACATCCTCCTGTACCGCCTCTC ACGCTATGTGACCAGACCTAGCTCAGATGACGAGGATGATGGGGATGAGaaag ACCTGGAGGATAAGGACAACATCCCCAAGCCTGGACACGTGGCTGGGGGCAGCTCCCAAGACCCTGGGCCCGAGCAGGCTGGGCCCAGCTCTGGAGTTGCAGGCGGGAGCCGGGCCCCTGTGGACAACTCCCCTGGACCATCTCACTGGCCCCAGAGGGCACGGCGCAAGCACCTGTTTACCCTGCAGACAGTGAATTCCAACGGGACCAGCGACCGCTCGACTTTCAACGAGGATACCCATGGTGTCTCCTTCAGCTGTGAGCCAGGGTtggggaggcgggaggggggTTTCCTTGGCAGCAGGGCCCATGACCACCTCCCCTCGCCCCCAGCCCAGCCGTACATTGCCATCGACTGGGAACCAGAGATGAAGAAGCGTTACTATGACGAGGTGGAGGCTGAG GGTTATGTGAAGCATGACTGCGTTGGGTATGTGCTAAAGAAGGCTCCGGTGCGGCTGCAGGAGTGCATTGAGCTCTTCACCACTGTTGAAACCCTGGAGAAGGAAAACCCCTG GTACTGCCCCTCCTGCAAGCAGCACCAGCTGGCCACCAAGAAGCTGGACCTCTGGATGCTGCCTGAGACACTCATCATCCACCTGAAGCGCTTCTCCTACACCAAGTTCTCCCGCGAGAAGCTGGACACCCTTGTGGAGTTTCCGATCCg AGACCTGGATTTCTCTGAGTTTGTCATCAAGCCGCAGAACGAGTCGGCCCCAGAGCTGTACAAATATGATCTCATCGCCGTTTCCAACCATTATGGGGGCCTGCGTGATGGACACT ACACGACGTTTGCCTGCAACAAGGACAGTGGCCAGTGGCACTACTTTGATGACAGCAGCGTCTCGCCTGTGACTGAGAATCAGATTGAG TCCAAGGCAGCCTATGTCCTCTTCTACCAACGCCAGGACGTGGCGCGTCGCCTGCAACCCCAGCCTGCCTCATCTGACCCCCCAGCATCCCTGGGCTCCAGTTCCCCACCCAACTCTGAGTTCATGGATGTAAACTGA
- the USP11 gene encoding ubiquitin carboxyl-terminal hydrolase 11 isoform X5, translating to MAAVAADPAAVDAAEDREPQRKAVPGLESQRRQIKSSESGRERPLRAGESWFLVEQHWYQQWELYVQGGDQDSSTFPGCINNAKLFEDQVNWRLKKGLVEGEDYVLLPEAAWHYLVSWYGLEHGQPPIERKVVELLSIQEVEVYPVELLLVQHSDMDTPCTAQFSHTDSVDLVLRTAREQFLVSPQEETRLWVKNAEGSFERLCNTRVTVLDAALKTGQLVVMETRNKDGTWPSAQPHTTKSASEDENFQGQPGICGLTNLGNTCFMNSALQCLSNVPQLTEYFLKNRYLEELNFCNPLGMKGEIAEAYADLVKQAWSGHHRSIVPHVFKTKVGHFASQFLGYQQHDSQELLSFLLDGLHEDLNRVKKKEYVELCDAAGRPDQEVAQEAWQNHKRRNDSVIVDTFHGLFKSTLVCPDCGNVSVTFDPFCYLSVPLPVSHKRVMEVFFVSMDPRRKPEQHRLVVPKKGKISDLCVALAKHTGVSPERMMVADVFSHRFYKIYQLEESLSSILDRDDIFIYEVSGRSAIGENSREDVVLPIYLRERTPARDYNNSYYGLMLFGHPLLVSVPRDRLSWDALYHILLYRLSRYVTRPSSDDEDDGDEKDLEDKDNIPKPGHVAGGSSQDPGPEQAGPSSGVAGGSRAPVDNSPGPSHWPQRARRKHLFTLQTVNSNGTSDRSTFNEDTHAQPYIAIDWEPEMKKRYYDEVEAEGYVKHDCVGYVLKKAPVRLQECIELFTTVETLEKENPWYCPSCKQHQLATKKLDLWMLPETLIIHLKRFSYTKFSREKLDTLVEFPIRDLDFSEFVIKPQNESAPELYKYDLIAVSNHYGGLRDGHYTTFACNKDSGQWHYFDDSSVSPVTENQIESKAAYVLFYQRQDVARRLQPQPASSDPPASLGSSSPPNSEFMDVN from the exons GTTCCTCGTGGAACAGCACTGGTACCAACAGTGGGAATTGTACGTGCAGGGAGGAGACCAGGACTCCAGCACCTTCCCTGGCTGCATCAACAATGCTAAGCTCTTTGAAG acCAGGTAAACTGGCGCCTCAAGAAGGGACTGGTGGAAGGTGAGGATTATGTGCTGCTCCCAGAGGCTGCTTGGCATTACCTGGTCAGCTGGTATGGTCTAGAGCATGGCCAGCCGCCAATTGAGCGCAAG GTCGTGGAGCTGCTCAGTATCCAGGAGGTCGAGGTGTACCCAGTAGAACTGCTGCTTGTCCAGCACAGTGATATGGACACACCTTGCACTGCTCAATTCAGCCACACAGATTCTGTTG ACCTAGTTTTGCGTACCGCTCGAGAGCAGTTTCTGGTGAGCCCCCAGGAAGAGACACGACTGTGGGTCAAGAACGCAGAGGGCTCTTTTGAGAGGTTGTGCAACACACGTGTCACAGTGCTCGACGCCGCCCTCAAGACTGGGCAG CTGGTTGTCATGGAGACCCGAAACAAGGATGGCACTTGGCCCAGCGCACAGCCGCATACCAC GAAAAGTGCATCAGAGGATGAGAACTTCCAGGGCCAGCCAGGCATCTGTGGTCTCACCAACCTGGGCAACACGTGCTTCATGAACTCAGCCCTGCAG TGCCTCAGCAATGTGCCACAGCTCACTGAGTACTTCCTCAAAAACCGCTACCTGGAGGAGCTCAACTTCTGCAACCCACTGGGCATGAAGGGTGAGATTGCAGAGGCCTATGCAGACCTGGTGAAGCAGGCGTGGTCTGGCCACCACCGCTCCATCGTGCCCCATGTGTTCAAG ACCAAGGTCGGCCACTTTGCGTCCCAGTTTCTGGGCTACCAGCAGCATGACTCACAGGAACTGCTGTCGTTCCTCCTGGATGGGCTGCATGAGGACCTCAATCGTGTCAAAAAGAAGGAATATGTGGAGCTATGCGATGCGGCTGGGCGACCAGATCAG GAGGTCGCTCAGGAGGCCTGGCAGAACCACAAACGGCGGAACGATTCTGTGATCGTGGACACTTTTCATGGCCTCTTCAAGTCCACGCTGGTATGCCCTGATTGTGGTAACGTGTCTGTGACCTTTGACCCCTTCTGCTACCTCAGCGTCCCACTGCCTGTCAGCCACAAGAGGGTCATGGAGGTCTTCTTTGTCTCCATGGACCCCCGCCGCAAGCCAGAGCAG CACCGGCTAGTGGTCCCCAAGAAAGGCAAGATCTCGGATCTGTGTGTGGCTCTGGCCAAACACACTGGTGTCTCGCCAGAAAGG ATGATGGTGGCTGATGTCTTCAGTCACCGCTTTTATAAGATCTACCAGCTGGAAGAGTCTCTGAGCAGCATCTTGGATCGAGATGATATCTTCAT ATATGAGGTGTCGGGCAGGTCTGCTATCGGTGAGAACTCCAGAGAGGATGTTGTCCTTCCTATCTACCTGCGGGAGCGCACCCCAGCCCGGGACTACAACAACTCCTACTATGGCCTGATGCTCTTTGGGCACCCGCTCCTGGTGTCTGTGCCCCGGGACCGGCTCTCCTGGGATGCCCTATATCACATCCTCCTGTACCGCCTCTC ACGCTATGTGACCAGACCTAGCTCAGATGACGAGGATGATGGGGATGAGaaag ACCTGGAGGATAAGGACAACATCCCCAAGCCTGGACACGTGGCTGGGGGCAGCTCCCAAGACCCTGGGCCCGAGCAGGCTGGGCCCAGCTCTGGAGTTGCAGGCGGGAGCCGGGCCCCTGTGGACAACTCCCCTGGACCATCTCACTGGCCCCAGAGGGCACGGCGCAAGCACCTGTTTACCCTGCAGACAGTGAATTCCAACGGGACCAGCGACCGCTCGACTTTCAACGAGGATACCCATG CCCAGCCGTACATTGCCATCGACTGGGAACCAGAGATGAAGAAGCGTTACTATGACGAGGTGGAGGCTGAG GGTTATGTGAAGCATGACTGCGTTGGGTATGTGCTAAAGAAGGCTCCGGTGCGGCTGCAGGAGTGCATTGAGCTCTTCACCACTGTTGAAACCCTGGAGAAGGAAAACCCCTG GTACTGCCCCTCCTGCAAGCAGCACCAGCTGGCCACCAAGAAGCTGGACCTCTGGATGCTGCCTGAGACACTCATCATCCACCTGAAGCGCTTCTCCTACACCAAGTTCTCCCGCGAGAAGCTGGACACCCTTGTGGAGTTTCCGATCCg AGACCTGGATTTCTCTGAGTTTGTCATCAAGCCGCAGAACGAGTCGGCCCCAGAGCTGTACAAATATGATCTCATCGCCGTTTCCAACCATTATGGGGGCCTGCGTGATGGACACT ACACGACGTTTGCCTGCAACAAGGACAGTGGCCAGTGGCACTACTTTGATGACAGCAGCGTCTCGCCTGTGACTGAGAATCAGATTGAG TCCAAGGCAGCCTATGTCCTCTTCTACCAACGCCAGGACGTGGCGCGTCGCCTGCAACCCCAGCCTGCCTCATCTGACCCCCCAGCATCCCTGGGCTCCAGTTCCCCACCCAACTCTGAGTTCATGGATGTAAACTGA